In one Colletotrichum destructivum chromosome 2, complete sequence genomic region, the following are encoded:
- a CDS encoding Putative zn(2)Cys(6) fungal-type DNA-binding domain, fungal transcription factor, with protein MPRPKKPGAPEPKRRSRNGCWPCKARKVKCGEEHPTCTNCQKTGETCDYSVRLNWEGRRTKRSLSFGTATETAQLPEAPLEPQQSSFSHTFSISNSVPQIHHKSTIRRAQTSPESIKPGKRKLEPLGSIGDGPNQSGNSRFGTTWHSRAQMLATSPIVPEHAVTTAPGPRRIVPEVTNTLQRSHKRAKSLTGSSDSEGLRQHGPVSSPTSLTGTSPPVSRLHSGTGSISAGSPLTPVSLGFRYEDDTLSPILSLPSPASPESSRLSVNYLLSGSPNASHGRSRNTPSSLGPPFGSAITTGAPDEGLFYGYDHGILDTDIDQNDDSGAIPQMATYSPCDTAISNGMYSEASWRFEFVHSASVRDGYYRQPVPIWIPRNVHPLPPKLRDNPMNLLRQHHFLNHTAKVLVPYDDPKSNPFRTVLPQMAARNDHLLSLLLAYSAAHRARLLGQKEPQMRIALWVQDIFPVLRQALGDREQIISNTSLATAVMLASLEIISPTAFGYDIPWQRHLNLARDLMWRRLADLRRTARGLEEDRICAFLWSWFAYLDVLGSLSGGMPDESSSRFRLLEYITHDTGDDMHEIDCIMGFTTRCVQILAQIAELARVCDEQRLGPGGPPPSAWTPGPVFVQRAHQLEQELMDSMSQPSPLCKHIQSVEGKDRQEMMLMNEAFHWAGLIHLRRRVLGKSPGHESVQGPVKRIVACLECIRPGGSAETGFLFPMFTAGCNALDEGQRGKILERFRSVESNGMTQVHKARELMEHVWVSGQAWEPLLCTEFVG; from the exons ATGCCACGCCCAAAGAAGCCAGGGGCGCCAGAGCCAAAACGCCGAAGTCGAAATGGATGTTG GCCGTGTAAAGCGCGAAAGGTGAAGTGTGGTGAGGAACATCCGACTTGTACCAA CTGCCAAAAGACAGGAGAGACTTGCGACTATAGCGTGCGTCTGAACTGGGAGGGTCGTCGGACGAAAAGATCCCTCTCCTTCGGGACGGCAACAGAGACTGCTCAGCTGCCGGAAGCGCCTCTAGAGCCCCAACAATCTTCATTCAGCCATACGTTTTCCATCAGTAACTCCGTACCCCAAATCCACCACAAGTCTACAATCAGGCGTGCTCAAACCAGCCCAGAGAGTATTAAACCTGGCAAAAGAAAGCTGGAGCCTCTCGGATCTATTGGTGATGGCCCTAACCAGTCAGGCAACTCTCGTTTTGGTACGACATGGCATAGTCGGGCGCAGATGCTTGCAACATCCCCCATTGTTCCCGAACATGCCGTCACCACTGCACCGGGACCCCGTCGAATCGTTCCAGAAGTCACCAACACATTGCAGAGATCGCACAAAAGGGCCAAGTCGCTAACTGGATCAAGTGACTCTGAGGGGCTTCGCCAGCACGGTCCCGTCTCTTCCCCAACGTCATTGACGGGGACTAGTCCTCCGGTGTCTCGTCTTCACTCCGGCACTGGTTCCATATCCGCCGGCTCCCCGTTGACGCCAGTATCATTGGGGTTTAGGTATGAGGATGACACTCTCTCACCAATTCTGAGCTTGCCTTCACCAGCGTCTCCAGAGAGCAGTCGACTATCGGTAAACTACTTGTTATCGGGTTCGCCGAATGCATCTCACGGACGTAGCAGAAACACTCCATCGTCTTTGGGCCCGCCCTTTGGCTCAGCTATTACTACCGGAGCGCCAGACGAAGGATTGTTTTACGGGTATGATCATGGCATCCTGGATACTGATATTGACCAGAACGATGACTCCGGGGCCATTCCCCAGATGGCAACGTACAGTCCATGCGATACTGCCATTTCCAACGGTATGTACAGCGAGGCCTCGTGGCGTTTCGAATTCGTACACAGCGCCTCTGTGCGAGACGGATACTATAGACAGCCGGTGCCAATATGGATACCACGCAATGTTcacccgctgccgcccaa GCTTCGTGATAATCCCATGAATCTTTTG CGGCAGCATCACTTTCTAAATCACACAGCGAAAG TGTTGGTTCCTTACGACGACCCCAAATCCAACCCTTTTCGAACAGTTCTGCCACAGATGGCAGCCAGAAACGATCACCTGCTCAGCTTGCTCCTCGCATACTCAG CTGCCCATCGAGCCAGGCTTCTGGGCCAAAAGGAGCCGCAGATGAGGATCGCCCTTTGGGTCCAAGACATTTTCCCGGTGCTCCGACAAGCTCTCGGCGACAGGGAGCAGATCATCTCAAACACAAGCCTGGCGACGGCCGTTATGCTAGCCTCGCTCGAGATCATCTCCCCGACGGCGTTCGGCTACGATATCCCCTGGCAGCGACACCTCAACCTAGCCCGGGACCTGATGTGGAGGCGGCTGGCCGACCTGCGCAGGACAGCGCGTGGTTTGGAAGAGGACCGCATCTGCGCATTCTTGTGGAGCTGGTTCGCCTACCTGGACGTACTGGGGAGTCTGAGCGGCGGAATGCCCGACgagtcctcgtcgaggttcCGGCTGCTCGAGTACATAACCCACGACACTGGTGACGACATGCACGAAATCGACTGCATTATGGGTTTTACGACTCGATGCGTCCAGATCCTGGCGCAGATCGCTGAGCTGGCTCGTGTCTGCGACGAGCAACGGCTCGGCCCAGGCGGACCCCCGCCGTCCGCCTGGACGCCGGGCCCGGTCTTTGTGCAACGGGCGCACCAGCTCGAGCAGGAGCTGATGGACAGCATGTCGCAGCCGTCACCGCTGTGCAAACACATTCAGAgcgtcgagggcaaggacCGGCAGGAGATGATGCTCATGAACGAGGCCTTCCACTGGGCCGGGCTCATCCACCTGCGCAGGCGCGTCCTCGGAAAGTCACCGGGGCACGAGAGCGTCCAGGGTCCGGTGAAGAGGATCGTCGCGTGCCTGGAGTGCATCCGGCCCGGCGGGTCCGCGGAGACGGGGTTCTTATTCCCGATGTTCACGGCCGGGTGCAAtgccctggacgagggccAGCGGGGCAAGATATTAGAGAGGTTCAGGAGCGTGGAGAGCAACGGCATGACGCAG GTACACAAGGCGAGGGAGCTGATGGAACATGTCTGGGTATCGGGGCAAGCGTGGGAGCCTCTACTGTGCACGGAGTTCGTCGGCTGA
- a CDS encoding Putative DAHP synthetase I/KDSA, DAHP synthase, class 1, aldolase-type TIM barrel: MSSFFIENKNVGNKAESEDWRIRGYNPLTPPDLLQHEIAQTAKSKQTVIEGREEAVAIVNGTDEKQRLLVIIGPCSIHDPKAALEYCDLLLQAKEKHKDELLIVMRSYLEKPRTTVGWKGLINDPDIDNSFKINKGLRLSRQLFVDLTDKGMPIASEMLDTISPQFLADLLSVGAVGARTTESQLHRELASGLSFPVGFKNGTDGSLGVSIDAIGAVRHPHHFLSVTKPGVVAIVGTVGNEDCFTILRGGTRGTNYDAKSIAEAKAALEKAGLPQRLMVDCSHGNSLKNHKNQPRVAADLAGQIAGGEAAIMGVMIESNINEGNQKVPKEGKEGLKYGVSITDACIHWDDTVAVLDQLADAIKQRREVLGRNGQA, from the exons ATGTCT AGCTTCTTCATCGAGAACAAGAATGTCGGCAACAAGGCCGAGAGCGAAGATTGGCGAA TTCGGGGCTACAATCCTCTGACTCCTCCCGATCTGCTTCAGCACGAAATCGCACAAACTGCCAAGTCGAAGCAGACCGTGatcgagggccgcgaggaGGCTGTCGCCATTGTAAATGGTACCGACGAGAAGCAAAGACTCTTGGTCATTATTGGTCCTTGCTCGATTCACGACcccaaggccgccctcgagtACTGCGACTTGCTGCTGCAAGCTAAGGAGAAGCACAAGGATGAGCTGCTCATTGTCATGCGCTCCTACCTGGAGAAGCCACGCACAACAGTGGGATGGAAGGGACTGATCAACGACCCGGATATCGACAACAGCTTCAAGATCAACAAGGGCCTGCGGCTGTCAAGACAGCTCTTCGTCGACCTTACGGACAAGGGCATGCCCATTGCCAGCGAGATGCTCGATACCATCTCGCCTCAGTTCCTTGCCGATTTGCTGTCCGTTGGCGCGGTCGGCGCGAGAACCACCGAGAGTCAGCTTCACCGAGAGCTGGCCAGCGGTCTCAGTTTCCCTGTTGGTTTCAAGAACGGCACCGACGGCTCCCTCGGGGTCTCCATTGACGCCATCGGCGCTGTCAGACACCCCCATCACTTCCTCTCCGTCACCAAGCCTGGTGTTGTTGCCATCGTTGGCACCGTGGGCAACGAGGACTGCTTCACCATTCTGAGAGGTGGTACTCGGGGCACCAACTACGATGCCAAGAGCATTGCAGAGGCGAAGGCTGCATTGGAGAAGGCCGGCCTCCCCCAGAGACTTATGGTTGATTGCAGCCATGGCAACTCGCTGAAGAACCACAAGAACCAGCCTAGGGTTGCCGCTGACCTCGCTGGCCAgatcgccggcggcgaagctgCCATCATGGGTGTCATGATTGAAAGCAATATCAACGAGG GTAACCAGAAGGTAcccaaggagggcaaggagggttTGAAATACGGTGTTAGTATCACGGATGCATGCATCCACTGGGACGACACCGTTGCCGTTCTGGACCAACTTGCCGACGCAATCAAGCAGCGCCGGGAGGTTCTCGGCAGGAATGGCCAAGCTTaa
- a CDS encoding Putative cyclophilin-type peptidyl-prolyl cis-trans isomerase domain-containing protein: MADEDSKGNKRSHEAFAAQDDDSSSDDDMGPQLPSEAPKKKRRVLLYEKLYVAALPKSTRYSKSLMHKEQLAFVTVTPLTDFIITSSIDGVVKFWKKVAQGIEFVKEFKAHADEIRSVSVSQDGRSFATAGTDETVKIFDVITFDLLAMLKLKFVPRCVCWVHNRGASLPLLAVSEDTNSNIHIFDGRGEREDPIHSIKSLHRSPVTIMVFNSLYDCVLSADDKGMLEYWRPSGDYEKPDNVFEFKASTNLFEFKKAKSIPTSITISPTGKQFVTFSQPDRKIRIFDFASGKLYRTYDESLQVIEEMQQAGSVLQKLETVEFGRRFAVEREIDSAAYKNKANVIFDESGNFIIYGSIVGVKVLNTYTNQIVRVYGKDENFRAVNLAIYQGQPQKKGITTVEMGASANPLLQESESRDPILIATGVNKQRFYMFTNDEDISKSVRDVQNEKPTILGQKKAAEAKKIETGTAAVIHTSYGDIHIRLFPDAAPKAVENFVTHSKKGYYNNTIFHRVIRKFMIQGGDPLGDGTGGESIWGKEFADEFSSLKHDKPYTVSMANAGPNTNGSQFFITTEKTPWLDGKHTIFGRATQGLDIIHKIENVRTYKEKPEEDIKILNIDIV; encoded by the exons ATGGCCGATGAGGACTCCAAGGGGAACAAGAGGTCCCATGAGGCCTTCGCTGCCCAAGATGACG ACAGCTCttcggacgacgacatgggTCCTCAGCTGCCCTCAGAAGccccgaagaagaagcgccgGGTCCTCCTCTACGAGAAACTATATGTTGCCGCACTTCCCAAATCGACCCGATATTCAAAGTCCCTGATGCACAAGGAGCAACTTGCCTTCGTGACTGTCACGCCACTCACAGATTTCATCATCACATCCtccatcgacggcgtcgtgaAGTTCTGGAAGAAAGTGGCGCAGGGCATCGAATTTGTCAAGGAATTCAAGGCGCATGCGGACGAGATCCGATCAGTCTCGGTCAGTCAAGACGGAAGGAGCTTCGCGACCGCTGGTACAGACGAGACCGTCAAGATCTTCGACGTCATTACCTTCGATCTCCTGGCCATGCTCAAGCTGAAATTTGTGCCTCGGTGCGTGTGTTGGGTTCACAACAGAGGGGCATCTCTTCCTTTGCTTGCGGTGTCCGAAGACACCAACTCCAACATACATATTTTCGACGGTcgaggggagagggaagacCCTATACACAGTATCAAGTCACTGCATAGAAGCCCAGTGACTATCATGGTCTTCAACAGCCTATACGATTGTGTGTTATCTGCGGACGATAAAGGTATGCTGGAGTACTGGCGACCGAGCGGCGACTACGAGAAGCCGGATAATGTCTTCGAGTTCAAGGCCTCCACAAACCTGTTTGAGTTCAAAAAGGCGAAATCGATTCCGACGTCAATCACCATTTCGCCTACAGGGAAGCAATTCGTAACTTTCTCCCAGCCAGACAGGAAAATCCGAATCTTCGACTTTGCGTCCGGCAAACTGTACCGGACATATGACGAGTCGCTACAGGTCATCGAGGAGATGCAACAAGCCGGTTCCGTTCTTCAAAAGTTAGAAACCGTCGAATTTGGTCGACGTTTCGCAGTCGAACGGGAGATCGACTCGGCGGCGTACAAAAACAAGGCCAACGTCATCTTCGACGAATCTGGCAACTTTATCATCTATGGGTCAATCGTCGGCGTCAAAGTGCTCAACACCTACACCAACCAGATCGTAAGGGTGTATGGTAAAGATGAAAACTTCCGAGCAGTCAACCTGGCGATCTACCAAGGTCAGCCGCAGAAGAAAGGCATCACCACCGTAGAGATGGGTGCCTCTGCCAACCCTCTGCTCCAGGAGTCCGAGTCGAGGGACCCTATTCTGATTGCGACGGGAGTGAACAAGCAGCGATTTTATATGTTCACCAATGATGAGGACATATCCAAATCAGTAAGAGATGTCCAGAACGAGAAGCCTACCATTCTTGGCCAGAAGAAGGCTGCagaggccaagaagatcgAAACAGGAACTGCAGCAGTCATCCACACGAGCTATGGCGACATCCACATCCGCCTGTTCCCCGATGCTGCTCCCAAGGCTGTCGAGAACTTCGTCACGCATTCGAAGAAGGGCTACTACAATAACACAATCTTCCATCGTGTAATTCGCAAGTTCATGATCCAGGGTGGAGATCCTCTTGGCGACGGCACCGGTGGCGAAAGTATATGGGGCAAGGAGTTCGCGGATGAGTTCAGCAGTCTGAAGCACGACAAGCCATACACCGTCAGCATGGCTAATGCAGGCCCAAACACCAATGGCAGTCAGTTCTTTATCACTACGGAAAAGACG CCGTGGCTGGACGGAAAGCACACCATCTTCGGGCGTGCGACTCAGGGGCTGGACATTATCCACAAAATCGAGAACGTACGGACGTACAAAGAGAAGCCAGAGGAAGACATCAAAATCCTCAACATCGATATAGTATAG